From the genome of Camelina sativa cultivar DH55 unplaced genomic scaffold, Cs unpScaffold06166, whole genome shotgun sequence:
CTTATGATCAGTACTTAATGGCAAGCTCCATGGATGGGACAGTGAGTACCTCTAGTAGCTCTAGCTTCTGCGTATACTTTGCAAAGAGATTTTCTAGAGAGcaaacttttttctcttttcttagaTCAGGCTATATGATCAACGCATGGTCAACAAAGGGGTAGCTGTACAGACATATGAAGGACACGTGAATTCTAATTTTCGCATCAAATTTGGCGTCGACCCGTCGGAAAGATTTCTTATATCAGGTAGTAAATAGGAACCATATTTGTTCGGAAAACAGAATCCTTATGTTGGATCTTTGATAAGCATCACAAGTTTGATTTCAATAagatgatttgagtttttttaaatctttctgTCTTGTGGTGTTTGATTTAGGAGGAACTGATTGCTATACTCGAATTTGGAGTATCAAATCTGGTCA
Proteins encoded in this window:
- the LOC104774851 gene encoding DDB1- and CUL4-associated factor 4-like; this encodes MASSMDGTIRLYDQRMVNKGVAVQTYEGHVNSNFRIKFGVDPSERFLISGGTDCYTRIWSIKSGQLLSENKFSNTVPSVVCWSAVE